The uncultured Paludibaculum sp. sequence GCCTCCAGTGCGCACGATCGAAAGGGGGATTGCGTGATCAGCAGAACAGCCGTCAAGCCGGCTGCCACGGTCAGCCGCTTCCTCGTAAACCAGTAAACGCCGAGCAAGGTGATGATGTAGCCAAGAATGGAAGGCAGACGCAGTGTGATTTGCGAGTCCAACGGGAGGAGTCTGGCCAGGCGAACAATCACATAGTAGGCTGGGGGCATTCCATCCGCGCCTGCGTGGAGAGCACTCAGTAGGACGGTGAACGGCTGAAGAGCCGAGACATGCAGTGTAAGCAGTTCGTCGTACCAGAAATGTGTCCGGCCCGCCCTGGCAATCAGGCTGCAGATCTCCAACATGACTATCGCCACCAGCAACGATGGAGCGAGCCATGACGACGCGATCGCCCGGGAGGAAGACGCGCGCAGACGTGACGCCCGAGCGAGCGGTGGGGACTGCATTGTCACATTATGCGGCTTGAGGGCTATCAACCGTGCAGTTCAGGACGCCCAAAGGAACCGGTCCCGTTGTGAACTGGGACACCGCGCCGACCATATCTCCTCGGGCGGCACCTCAACTGGCGTCGTCGCCCCCGATGAGCGGTTACTGGTTGGCTCCGAAGCTGATGTCGATGACGGTGATGGCCTCTACTGCCTCGCCGTCAATGACGCAGGGCGTGTAGCGCCACTGGCTGACCGCTTTCGTGGCCGCCGGCACCAGCAGGGGCTCTCCTTTCAGGACCTCGAGAATGGAGACCTCGCCGGCTTTCGTGATCCGCACTCGCAGGCTGACCGTTCCGCGAATACCCTTGCGCTGGGCCTCCGCCGGGTAGCCCGGCTTCACCACGCGAGTGAGCTTGTTGCAGCCGGCCACAGAGCCTGCGCGAATGGGCGGGCGAGGGGCACCTGGCGCCGTTGGTGGAGAGGGGCCGCAGGCCGGCAGAGTGCACAGCAGTGCGAGAATCACACGCCGCCTCATACGGCCTTGGACCCCTTTGCGGGCGGTCCGGTTCCCACCCTGCTCCGTCCAGACGTGTAGTGCCCCATGTTGTCAGCGGAGAGCGGATCAGGCGTCGTAGCCCGCTAACATCTCAACGATCTGCGTATGGCCCATTTTCTGGGCCCAAGCTCTGGGCCGGGCCCAGGGCTCGGCGTCCGGCTCGATTGGATCGGCACCATATTCCAGCAGGAGCTTCGCTACTTCCACCCGGCCCCAACGGCAGGCCCAGCCGAGGGGTGTACTTCGAAGAATGTCGTCGCGAATGCCGGTTGTCGCGCCCGCGTCGAGCAGGGCCTGGGCGAACAGCGCGGTCTCCTCGCCAGTGACGTGGTCGCCCATGGCCGCAACCTCGTGCAGCACGGTCCGCCCAAAGCCGCCGACCAGGTTTGGCGAGCACCGGGCCAGCACCAGATGGAAGCACTGGATGTAGGTGCCGCGGTCAAGCTCCTGGTTGGCGGCATAGAGCCACGGAATGTGGTTCCAGAAATCGAGGCAACGGCCGAGGTAGCGGAACCAGCGCGGATCGTCCCGGAGGAAGTTGATACGCTCAAGCGCCATGCGGACGATCTCCGGACTGCCCCCGCTGGCCCCGAACTCCAGAAGATCCTCGGAAACGGACCTGCCGGGCGAGGTGATGCCTTCGGGCAGGGCTCCATTGGCTTCGTCTTCCAACAGTTGTTGAGCCAGATCAACTTGACGATAGATGGCCGCCGTGTCAGGACCGACGATGCCGCCGTGGTGTCTGAAGAGTTCGACCATGCCCCACTGGCGATGGCTGAACGCGCTGTGGACCGGCGACCCGCTGGAGTCGACATGCTCCCGCAGGCTGGCGCCGTGCGCGAGGAGTTTCTCGGCCATCTCTCGCCGTCCGAGCGCGGCGCAGTGCCAGAGTGGGAATCCTTGGGAAACACAGGCCTGGTCGCCCTCGCCGTGACGGACACGCTCCTGAGGATCGAAGCCGAAACCGAGCAGCAGGTCGAGCACCTCCGGTTGGTTGTGGCGCACGGCAACGGTGAGGAGACCGCCGGACTCCCACGTGACCGGATTGACCAGCGGCGCTTGTGCGTGACGGGCGCGCAGCCACTCGACGTCACCCAGAGCAGCGGCCGCGCGGGGGGTGAGCTCCGCACCGGCGCGGCGGAGCAGGCGGACCACATCCGCGAAGCGTTCCGGCTGAATGGCCCGGCGGCCCATGGCGGCAAGGTCGAGCGGCGTGCGGCCATCCGGCGTCGTCCGATTGGGCTGGGCGCCGTGCTGAAGAAGCCAGTCGACCACTTGGGGACCGCGGACGGCCGAAGCGACGTGCAGGGGAGTCCAGCCGTCGCGATCTCCGGCTCCGGCCAAGGATGGAGTGGCCTCTAGCATGGCCAGGGCACGGCTGACGTCGCCGGCCGCAATGGCTTCGCTCAACTCGTCCTGCTTGCTGGTCACGGGCGTATCCGAGGAAGTCAGCATCTCGCGGCGGCGTTGCTCTTCCTCCTCGATGATGGTCACGATCTCGTCGAAGCCACGTTCGGCGGCGATAGTCAATGCGGTGGTGGCGTCACGATGAGGGTGGATACCGCGACGGGCGTCGGCTCCGTTGCGCATGAGCAGGCGAACCAGTTCGGGGAACCGGCCCATGACCGCGTAGTGCAGCGGGCGATGCTCGTCGCCGTAGGACATCTCCATGTTGGCGAGCTCCGGCCGGAGCTTCAGCATGGCTTCGACCTGGGGCCGGTCGTTGGCGCGCACAAGCGCCGCGAGGCGCTGGACCGTGATTCCGTCCACGTAGGCCTTGAGCTTGGGCCAGCTCTCAAATCCATGGGCGCGGGCCAAGACGAGTTGGGCGTGATGGAGGGCAAAGGTGGCGGGGTCCGCTCCGTGATAGTAGGCATTGACTTCCGCGACGGCCGCGGGTTCGCCGGCGAGGTACGCCTGGAGCAGTTCCTTCGCCTGCCGTTTGAGTTGATCGAGATCTGGATTCTCGCGCAGTTTGCGCGGAGGAGGCAAGTGAGACATGGTGAGCTCCTTTCGGGGCTGCGCCGAAGCGTCAGCCGCTGCGCCCGGTGTCCGCTGGCTCGGGCAGAAAAGAGTTCATCCGTTGGATGCAAGCTGCAAACGCGATCAGGGGGACGCCGTCCTTCCCGCGGACACGGAGGCTTCCTGAGTAGCCCTGCGGGATAGTGTAGCAGGCGTCGGGAACGAGGAGCGACGGCAAAAAGGGGGAGCAGCCTGGGCCACTCCCCTTTGCCAGTGGGCGGTTCAGCGGAGAGCTAGAAAAGCAGCTTGAGACCGAACTGCAGTTGCCTGGGGTCGTTCGCCTGCGCGGTGACCTTACCGAAGTTCGCGCCGCCGTTCACGTTGGTGTTGGGGCTGGAGAAGCGGACACGGTTCATTGAGTTGAACGCTTCGGCGCGGAACTGCAGTGAGACCTTCTCCGTGATGCGGAATTGCTTGAAGACAGAGAGATCGAGGTTGTTGGTGTGATGGTTGCGCAGATCCGCGATCAATGGGCTGACGTTGCCAAGGGTGTAGGGTGCGGGCTGGCTGAAGACGCTTGTGTCGAACCAGCGGTCCAGCCGGTCATGAGCATTCCCACTAATTGAGGCACTCTTGCCGTTGTTGTTGGCACGGGCGGCTTCACTGAAGAGCGCCGCGGTTCCGCTGGCGCTGATGCCGAGAGGGTTGCCCGACTGTAGTGTGTAGATCCCGTTCACCTGCCAGCCACCGACCACGGCATCGATAGTGCGGGACATGCCCGCGCCAAAGCGGCGTCCACGCCCGACGGGCAGTTCGTACACGCCGCCGAAGACCAACCGGTGCGGCACATCCACGCTCGACACGCTGCGGCTGCCCAACACGTCATAGCTGTTCTGATAGCTGGTCCCGGTGTCCATCGCCTTGGCCCACGTGTAGCTGCCTTCGAACGTGATGCCCTTCGAGTAGCGCTTGCTGAACGTCATCTGCAGGGCGTTGTAGTCGGAGGTGGCGCCTTGCGAGAACAGGGGATAGATGCTGCCGTACTGAGGGTAAGGGCGCAGGAGCTGGGCCCGGGAGACCTGGCGGTTCGCAATCACCCCGCCGACATTCGGCAGTCCGAAGAACGGATTGTCGACGAGCTGATTGAGCTGTGAGCCCAGGCTCAGGTAGGACGGGTCGAGCTGGTTGAGGGTGAATCCACCCTCGCCACCGCGGGAGAGTTGACGGCCGCGGTTACCGACAAAGGCCGCTTCCAGTAGTACGGCGCCCGGCAGTTCATGCTGCAAAGTGAGATTGTACTGGAGGGTGTAGGGCGTGTTGGTGTTGCTGAGGGGCGCATCGAGATTGCTACCCAGGGCCGTCCTCGCACCCAGCGACGAGCCGGGCACTGGAGGGAAGCCCGAGGGAAACGGATTGTTGAGGAGATTAAGCGGGGTGAAGCCATCAAGGCTGGTAACCCAGGTGGATTCCACGCGGAAGCCATAGGGGCCCACAGTGCCCTGCGCGGCGAGCGTGCTGGGCCCAAACAGTTGAGCAAAGCCAGCCCGAATAGCGGTCTTGTTGTTGATCTGATAAGCCACGCCGAGCCGCGGGGCGAAGTTGTTGTAGTCACCGGAGTACTGCGTGCGCCCGTTGCCGTCGGCCCCGACAAACCGGAGCGCCCCCGTGAGGTTCGAGTAGCCGGCCACGCTGGAAAGAGGCGATTGCAGGGAGGGGTCGAACCAGCTCATGCGATTGTAGCGTTCGGTACGCGGCGTGTCGAAATCGTAGCGGACCCCGAGATTCAAGGTGAGCCGGCGGGTGATGCGCCAATCGTCCTGCACGTAGAAGGCGTGGTAGAAGCTGTTGGCAGCGACGTTCTTCCAGTTCTGATAGAAGTTGCCGCTGGTGCCCGCCCCGAGCAGGAACGAGGCGAAGCCGAAGCCGGCTGAAGAACTGCTAACCGCGGGGTTGGGCCCCTGCGTCATGCCCGCCGTGAAGCCGAAAGTGCCGGCGGCGCGAGCTTCCCACACATTGATACGGAGCATGCGCCCTTCGTAGCCGGCTTTGATAGTGTGGTTGCCGG is a genomic window containing:
- a CDS encoding ankyrin repeat domain-containing protein, whose protein sequence is MSHLPPPRKLRENPDLDQLKRQAKELLQAYLAGEPAAVAEVNAYYHGADPATFALHHAQLVLARAHGFESWPKLKAYVDGITVQRLAALVRANDRPQVEAMLKLRPELANMEMSYGDEHRPLHYAVMGRFPELVRLLMRNGADARRGIHPHRDATTALTIAAERGFDEIVTIIEEEEQRRREMLTSSDTPVTSKQDELSEAIAAGDVSRALAMLEATPSLAGAGDRDGWTPLHVASAVRGPQVVDWLLQHGAQPNRTTPDGRTPLDLAAMGRRAIQPERFADVVRLLRRAGAELTPRAAAALGDVEWLRARHAQAPLVNPVTWESGGLLTVAVRHNQPEVLDLLLGFGFDPQERVRHGEGDQACVSQGFPLWHCAALGRREMAEKLLAHGASLREHVDSSGSPVHSAFSHRQWGMVELFRHHGGIVGPDTAAIYRQVDLAQQLLEDEANGALPEGITSPGRSVSEDLLEFGASGGSPEIVRMALERINFLRDDPRWFRYLGRCLDFWNHIPWLYAANQELDRGTYIQCFHLVLARCSPNLVGGFGRTVLHEVAAMGDHVTGEETALFAQALLDAGATTGIRDDILRSTPLGWACRWGRVEVAKLLLEYGADPIEPDAEPWARPRAWAQKMGHTQIVEMLAGYDA
- a CDS encoding TonB-dependent receptor, translating into MKQNALLLVVSLLACAPVAWPQTATGTIIGTVTDGSGAVVANAKVTVTNTGTSAKLEVTTNGEGDYTAPLLPPGDYAVGVSASGFKAFAQTGIRVQIQQQARVDVALQVGAVSDSVQVTGDAAVVEATSSSVGKVVDNKRIAELPLNTRNVYSLVNLTPGLAGSIGNAHNGVSFSVNGARGGTFDVLVDGSSAAFPTVNGFAGVSVFPSVDAVAEFKLQAQNFPAEFGRSMTAVLNLVYKSGGNNFHGGAFEFLRNSVLDANNFYANQRGVGLSSFKRNQFGGNLGGPILRNKLFFITAFEGLRERSFSERLTTVPTALERAGDFSQTRATATQGITIFDPFTTRANPSGSGSIRDAFPGNLIPSARWDAVARNVIKYYPTANQPGDSIGRNNFYNTGSAQFNTDNFDVRVDHNLTDRQRLFGRFSYRRYFNGPPQLFPGETGIAEGRINNNDFGRNVVVDYTNTVTPTALLNLRVSFARNRFLYDNQGLGFVPSSLGLPTALDSAVDRLMFPRFDVSTQPSLGGGDHRQSGFNNYGLAGSFTKLSGNHTIKAGYEGRMLRINVWEARAAGTFGFTAGMTQGPNPAVSSSSAGFGFASFLLGAGTSGNFYQNWKNVAANSFYHAFYVQDDWRITRRLTLNLGVRYDFDTPRTERYNRMSWFDPSLQSPLSSVAGYSNLTGALRFVGADGNGRTQYSGDYNNFAPRLGVAYQINNKTAIRAGFAQLFGPSTLAAQGTVGPYGFRVESTWVTSLDGFTPLNLLNNPFPSGFPPVPGSSLGARTALGSNLDAPLSNTNTPYTLQYNLTLQHELPGAVLLEAAFVGNRGRQLSRGGEGGFTLNQLDPSYLSLGSQLNQLVDNPFFGLPNVGGVIANRQVSRAQLLRPYPQYGSIYPLFSQGATSDYNALQMTFSKRYSKGITFEGSYTWAKAMDTGTSYQNSYDVLGSRSVSSVDVPHRLVFGGVYELPVGRGRRFGAGMSRTIDAVVGGWQVNGIYTLQSGNPLGISASGTAALFSEAARANNNGKSASISGNAHDRLDRWFDTSVFSQPAPYTLGNVSPLIADLRNHHTNNLDLSVFKQFRITEKVSLQFRAEAFNSMNRVRFSSPNTNVNGGANFGKVTAQANDPRQLQFGLKLLF
- a CDS encoding energy transducer TonB, which translates into the protein MILALLCTLPACGPSPPTAPGAPRPPIRAGSVAGCNKLTRVVKPGYPAEAQRKGIRGTVSLRVRITKAGEVSILEVLKGEPLLVPAATKAVSQWRYTPCVIDGEAVEAITVIDISFGANQ